The Tistrella mobilis genome window below encodes:
- a CDS encoding arylesterase, protein MLGLIGLGLTALLVRPGPLGAAENQPLILALGDSLTAGYGLPEGEGLVPQLEAALEAAGRPAQVENAGVSGDTTAGGRARLDWALGGLPRQPDLVIVALGANDALRGIAPDEAKANLDAILDTLGRKGLPVLLVGMLAPTNWGPDYRKAFDAIYPALARAHDVPLDPFILEGVALEPSLVQPDGLHPNAAGVKKMAARLAPVVIGALDARKVPKVRD, encoded by the coding sequence GGACCCCTCGGCGCCGCAGAGAACCAGCCGCTGATCCTGGCGCTCGGCGACAGCCTGACCGCCGGCTATGGCCTGCCGGAAGGCGAGGGCCTGGTGCCACAGCTTGAAGCCGCCCTGGAAGCCGCCGGCCGGCCGGCACAGGTGGAGAATGCCGGGGTTTCGGGCGACACCACCGCCGGCGGTCGGGCCCGGCTCGACTGGGCCCTGGGGGGCCTGCCCCGCCAGCCGGACCTGGTGATCGTGGCACTCGGCGCCAACGATGCCCTGCGCGGCATCGCACCCGACGAGGCCAAAGCCAATCTGGACGCCATTCTGGACACGCTCGGCCGCAAGGGCCTGCCGGTGCTGCTGGTCGGCATGCTGGCCCCGACCAATTGGGGCCCGGACTATCGCAAGGCCTTCGATGCGATCTATCCGGCCCTGGCCCGGGCCCATGACGTGCCGCTCGACCCCTTCATTCTTGAGGGCGTGGCGCTGGAGCCGTCACTCGTTCAGCCCGACGGGCTGCACCCGAATGCGGCGGGGGTCAAGAAGATGGCGGCACGGCTGGCGCCCGTGGTGATCGGGGCACTTGATGCCCGGAAGGTGCCGAAGGTGCGTGACTGA
- a CDS encoding SRPBCC family protein: MELSGEYRIPAAPETVWAKLVDPAALKDCIPGCQSVEQTGENQYAAVVTAKIGPVKATFNGQVTLSDFDPPKSYRIAGEGKGGAAGFGKGTADVTLEPDGAGGTILRYTADAQVGGKMAQLGARLIQGTVQKLADEFFAKFAELAAASEPATPAAAPAAAPATADTPQPTPQPDRGAPVSPAAAGMSAGISPAAAAMDIAGHNGHGHDDHGHDDHGHGHGSHGKGANPVVWLGALVVVSLVMVLLFG, translated from the coding sequence ATGGAGCTTTCGGGCGAATACCGCATCCCCGCCGCCCCTGAGACGGTCTGGGCAAAGCTGGTCGATCCGGCAGCGCTCAAGGACTGCATTCCAGGCTGCCAGTCGGTCGAGCAGACCGGCGAAAACCAGTATGCCGCCGTCGTCACCGCGAAGATCGGCCCGGTGAAGGCCACCTTCAACGGCCAGGTGACCCTGTCGGATTTCGATCCGCCGAAGAGCTACCGCATTGCGGGCGAGGGCAAGGGCGGTGCCGCCGGCTTCGGCAAGGGCACCGCCGATGTGACGCTGGAGCCCGACGGCGCGGGCGGCACCATCCTGCGCTACACGGCCGATGCCCAGGTCGGCGGCAAGATGGCCCAGCTCGGCGCCCGGCTGATTCAGGGCACGGTGCAGAAGCTGGCCGACGAATTCTTCGCCAAATTCGCCGAACTCGCCGCGGCAAGTGAACCGGCCACCCCGGCGGCCGCACCTGCCGCAGCGCCCGCAACGGCAGACACCCCTCAGCCGACACCGCAGCCCGATCGCGGGGCCCCGGTCTCGCCCGCCGCCGCCGGCATGAGCGCGGGCATCTCGCCGGCCGCCGCGGCGATGGATATCGCCGGCCATAACGGCCATGGCCACGACGATCACGGCCATGACGATCATGGTCACGGCCATGGCAGCCACGGCAAGGGCGCGAACCCCGTGGTCTGGCTCGGCGCGCTGGTGGTCGTCTCGCTGGTGATGGTGCTGCTGTTCGGCTGA